A single window of Flavobacterium sp. 140616W15 DNA harbors:
- the nagA gene encoding N-acetylglucosamine-6-phosphate deacetylase, which translates to MKQAIINTTVHTGDEIINNGVIIIENGTIISVQKEIPNDIETIDLQGNHIAAGFIDIQINGGETLYFSQTPTEETIQDIYDTSLKYGTTHVLPCLISSSKETILQGIEAVRNYKQKHNNGVIGMHLEGPFLNPLKRGAHSIDQVRKPTNAELEEIIRHGKDVIKVITIAPECFTDEQLNMLLESGIVISIGHSTVTHKEAQVYFSKGIKLVTHLFNAMTQFGHREPGLVGATLENENVYAPVILDGAHCDYAAAKLAYKLKQDKFFLISDATFLGRKIADFKWGNFDAHLENGFYRNNEGNLAGATISMQEAVQNAYNHLNVSADEAIKMATSRVASAIGLEDKIGKIKTGFPASFVKFNTDLSVIETLNFNTI; encoded by the coding sequence ATGAAACAAGCAATTATAAATACCACTGTACATACTGGCGATGAAATCATTAATAATGGAGTCATTATTATTGAAAATGGAACTATAATTTCGGTTCAAAAAGAAATTCCAAATGATATTGAAACGATAGATTTACAAGGAAACCACATTGCAGCTGGATTTATAGATATTCAAATAAACGGTGGCGAAACACTATACTTTAGTCAGACGCCTACTGAAGAAACAATTCAGGATATATACGATACAAGTCTTAAATATGGGACAACTCATGTGCTTCCGTGTTTAATTTCATCATCAAAGGAAACAATTCTACAAGGGATTGAAGCTGTTCGTAATTACAAACAAAAACATAACAATGGAGTAATCGGAATGCATCTTGAAGGGCCGTTTTTAAATCCTTTAAAACGTGGTGCTCATAGTATTGACCAAGTTCGAAAACCAACTAATGCAGAACTTGAAGAAATTATACGTCACGGGAAAGATGTTATAAAAGTAATCACGATTGCCCCAGAATGTTTTACAGATGAGCAATTAAATATGCTGCTAGAAAGTGGTATTGTGATTTCGATAGGACATTCGACCGTTACACATAAAGAAGCACAAGTTTATTTTTCTAAAGGCATAAAACTTGTAACTCATTTATTTAATGCTATGACACAATTCGGTCATCGTGAACCTGGTTTAGTTGGTGCAACTCTAGAAAATGAAAATGTATATGCTCCAGTGATTTTAGATGGCGCACATTGTGATTATGCTGCAGCAAAATTAGCATACAAACTAAAACAAGATAAATTTTTCTTAATTAGTGATGCTACATTCTTGGGACGCAAAATAGCCGACTTTAAATGGGGAAATTTTGATGCCCATCTAGAAAATGGCTTCTATAGAAACAACGAAGGAAATTTGGCTGGCGCTACAATATCAATGCAAGAAGCAGTACAAAACGCCTATAATCATTTAAACGTATCGGCTGACGAAGCTATAAAAATGGCAACTAGTCGTGTAGCAAGCGCTATTGGTTTGGAAGATAAAATAGGTAAAATCAAAACTGGATTTCCTGCAAGTTTTGTCAAATTCAATACTGATTTATCAGTAATAGAAACATTAAATTTCAACACCATTTAA